The Candidatus Obscuribacterales bacterium genomic sequence GATGTCTATTTTCAGATATCAGGCTTGATCTAGCCCACTGCTAAAACCTAGGAATTAACGGGAATCCTGAAGGTAGAGCATCGCGATCGCTGAACTAAAAAGCAGTTGCTTGCTTCGTTTCCGTCCCGCTGGCGTCCATCGCCCCATCCGACGGGTGCCCCCTGAGTAGGTTGCTTTCCAACTACAATCGCTCTACTCCATGCGCTAGCCGATACACTGGGTGCACTCTCTTAGCGCATCGTGTGAATCGGCTATGCTGCTGAGCATGGAAGCCATGGTGTAGGTGTGGATAGCTCCAAATACTGGCTATCTGCCAACCTGCTGGTCTATGGAGTGTTTCCCTAGGCTTTTGTGTCTTGACTCTTTGTTGTTACTACGCTACTGCGATCGTCCATCCAATGACCAATGATGTTGACCTGATCAAACACCTTAGTCCCAGCGCAATGGATCAGATTATGCTGTACCTTGCGTTCAGTGCCATGCGCACCAGCGGACATCGGCACGGTGCCTTTTTAGATGCTGCGGCCACGGCTGCCAAGTGTGCGATATATATGACGTACCTTGAGCAGGGGCAAAACCTCCGCATGACCGGTCATCTGCATCATATTGAGCCCAAGCGGGTCAAGGTCATTGTTGAGGAGGTGCGCCAAGCCTTAACAGAGGGCAAGCTACTGAAAATGCTGGGGTCTCAAGAACCTCGGTATTTGATCCAACTCCCCTACGTATGGCTAGAGCAATATCCATGGGTTCCAGGCCAACACCGCATTTCAGGGTCAAGCCTCACCCCCGACGAAAAACGTCAAATTGAAGAAAAGCTGCCCGACGTCATTCCTGATGCTCAGCTCCTCAATTCGTTCCAGTTTATGGACGTGATCGAGTTTCTCCACATGCGATCGCAGGAAAACCTGCCGTCAGAACGCTGCTTGCCGTTGAGCGAAGCGCTGGCAGAACATATTAAACGACGCCTCATTTACTCCGGTACTGTCACCAAGGTGGACTCTCCTTGGGGGCTCCCTTTCTACGCGCTAACCCGGGCCTCATACTCTCCGGCTGATGAAGAAGAGCGCACCTACATCATGGTGGAAGATACCGCTCGTTATTTCCGGCTCATGCGAGGCTGGGCCGAACGCCAACCCAAGGTGGTTCGCATTCTAGAAGAATTAGACATTCCCAGCGATCGCCTTGAAAAGGCGTTAGATGAGCTGGATGAAGTCATTCGCAATTGGGCCGATCGCTACCATGAAGCGGGAGGCGATCCAACCGTCCTGCAAATGGTGATTGGCCCTAAGGATGATTAGTCTGCTTATTATACCTATCTGCATACGAGTGGTTTGAGGGCAGAGAAGACGAACCTACGTCAAGATCTGCTGATTTGGGTAGACATGTGAATGCCTATGGTGGTTAACCTGGGTATATCCGTGTTAAATTACCTCTTTATTGGTGTTGCATGATACGCGAGATTGGGATTACTGAGGATATCCTCAAGGATCTCATTGGGGAGTGACTTGCGGTGGCGATCGCCATTTGCCGCGTCTATGGGGTGCAGTCATGACCTACCATCTCAGGGTGACCGATTTACCGAGTAGCGAACGCCCTCGGGAACGATTAATGCTCCACGGAGCCAAAAGCCTGTCTACGGCAGAGCTGATTGCAATTTTGTTGGGGACGGGGCAAGGCCCGGGTAAGCTGTCTGCTGTGGGGCTGGGTCAGCATATTTTGCATAAAATGAGCGAACATCAGCGGGATGCTCTGACGGTGCTGCGCGATATTACCGCCTCGGAGCTGATGCAAATTCAAGGTGTTGGCCCTGCCAAAGCCACCACCATTTTGGCGGCCATTGAACTGGGTAAACGGGTGCTGCATTCTCGCCCCAGCGATCGCCCAATTGTTGATGATCCAGCGATCGCCGCCTCAATTTTGAGCCCAGACTTGATGTGGCAATCCCAAGAACGATTTGCCGTTGTGTTGCTGGATGTCAAAAATCGGCTGATTGGTACCCAGGTGATTACGATTGGCACGGCTACGGAAACCCTGGCCCATCCTCGCGAAATCTTTCGAGAGGTGATTCGTCAAGGGGCAACTCGTTTGATTGTGGCCCACAACCATCCCTCCGGTAGCGTAGACCCCAGCCCTGAAGATCTCTATCTCACACGCCAACTGCTAGAGGCAGGGCAACTTTTGGGTGTGCCGCTGTTAGATCACTTAATTTTGGGCAACGGCACCCACGCCAGCCTTCGCCAACTAACGCCGTTATGGCACGAACTTCCTCAGGGAGACTAGGATGGAGGCAGGATGAACCCCTGCTGATGTGGTAAGGACTTCTTCTCCAGCAATTCTCAGTATGAACATCTTGCATGAGCTTATTAAGAACAGTGTCAATAGATTTGTTGAAAAAGCTCATTCTTTCGTTCAGGATTCGGCAGCTTGGGCAAGCTACTGGTCAAAATGAGAGTTGCTGCTTCTTCTCTGAGCTGGTTGCACAGGATGAAATCCTAGCGTATACTAAAGCCTCGAATTATTCTGAAGCTATGTGGTTTTATAGCTTTAGCGATGCTCTGAGTACACGGTGGCATTAAGTTCATCTCAGATTATTGATTGAGTTAAATGATAAGGAGGCCGCCATTCCGGAAACACTCACGCTAACTGTCAGTTTGCGAGGCACTAGAGAGGTTAAAAGCAGCTATCAGCTATTTCGGCTGGCTGGCTTGCTTGATGCCTTTTCTGAACCGACTTTCCGCAAAGTGTTCAGCGCCTACGCCGATGAAGATCCCAAAAACCTCATCCTAGATTTGTCCCAGATTGACTTTGTAGACAGCTCTGGCTTGGGGGCACTTGTTCAGCTTGTTAAAAAGGTGCAAACGGCTGGGGGCAGTATGCAAATTGTGACTAACCCCCGCGTGACGCAAACGGTCAAGCTTGTGCGGCTAGAAAAGTTCTTGGCGCTGCAGCCGTCGGTGGATGTCGCGATCGAGAATGTCAACAAGCCGGCAGACTAGTCCCTGATTGTCCTACCCTAATTGGGCTGGAGATAGCTAAAGAACTCTATCATCTGCCCCACGATTCCGCTCTAGCCTAGGTCACTCTAGAATGCTTGAGTTGAAGGATCTGTTGGTTGCATCGTAGATGATGCGAGTCAAGCTGAAGATCTGGAGCATGGGCATTGATGACCATGGAGGCGTGGGGCGATGTCGGGGCAAAAACTTAAGTGGAGCCATCGTCTACAGTGGTGGTGCTCTACCGCTTTCTTGTTAATTTATAGTTGTGTTGAACTTGATATGATGATACTGAGTGTTCATGGGGGCTGACCCATCGTTGACCTGGTCTAGTGAGCAAGTTCAGCGCCTTTCCCCAGCAGCCTTGGCTTACATAGGTGATGCTGTCTATGAGTTGTATGTAAGGCAGTTATACCTATTTCCCCCCAAGCGTCCTCGGTTGTACCATCAGCTTGTGGTGGCTCAGGTTCGGGCAGAGCAACAGGCGAGTTATCTTGATGTGTTGCAACCTTTTCTTACAGAGCATGAGAAGGAAATGGTTCGACGGGGCCGTAACGCTGCATCCAATCGCCCATCGCGCCATGACCAAAGCACGTATCAACAATCAACAGGATTAGAAGCGTTAGTGGGATATTTGCATTTGACGGATCCCCAAAGGTTGCAGCAGTTGCTGGATATTCTCAAGCCGGAGGTGCTGTCAGCAAGTGCTTCTTCATAAATTTAGAGTCTCGTACCCTCAACATTTGAGATGCTGCTGTAAGACCATGTCGACTCCCGTTATCCGTCATGCAGATGGCTGAGGATATCAAAGTTTGATTGCTGTTGTTAGATAACCGCTGATCCCCCGGCGCTGCCACGTAAGCGGTCGTTTATCGCCCCTAAACAATGCCTTGCTTCAAAGTGTAGATGACTCCTAGTGAATGCGATCGCTGCCTATCTAGAACGTGATTGGGCATCAGGCTCTGACGTCTACTGTATTGGGTGTTGAGAGGATGGCTGTCTTGCATCCATCGTTGCTGAGTGGCGATGAATCGAGAGGCCATTCTTGGCTCACACTCCTTTTAACTCTCTTGTTTAACTCTCTACATCTAAGTCCCTACACCCACCGTATTTGCGAGAAAGCGTTCTATGGCTCCTAAACCTAATCGTTCAAGATCATCTAGCGATCGCCCCTATGATCGGGCTAGTCGTCCATCATCTGGCCGTCCTTATAAGGGCAAAGCCCGTCCTAGTGCTCCATCCTCTTCAACAGATCAGCCCATTCAGCGTAAGCGTCGGGTTGATCCTTCGTCGGATGCTAAGCCCTACAAGCGTCGGATTGAATCAGATGCGAACCCATCCTACAAGCGTCGGGTTGATCCTGCTTCAGACGCTAAGCCCTACAAGCGTCGGGTTGGCCAAGAAGCACCGATCGCCGATGATGCGCCTCGGCCACGGCTGAAAAAATCAGGGCGCGATCGCCCCCCACGTTTCCGAGCTGAAGCCACGCCGTCTCGCCGACCCTTAGAATCCTTGCCGCCCGTTGATGATCCCAGCGATATCTTATCCGACGATGATCCACAATCTGACCTCATCTATGGACGGCATAGTGTTGTGTCTGCCCTAGAAAGCGAGCGCAGCCTCAACCGCATCTGGATTACTGCTAAGTTACGTTACGATCCCCGCTTTTATACCCTGCTCCAAGAGGCTAAACGTCAGGGAACCGTCATTGATGAAGTCACCCCTCAGCGCATTAGTCACCTCACTCGCCATGCCAACCATCAAGGGGTCGCGGCCCAGGTCACACCCTACCAGTATTTAGACTTAGAAGAGCTAATTACGATGGCTAAGTCAAAAGCTGAAAAGCCTGTCCTGATTGCCATTGACGGTGTGACTGATCCCCATAACTTAGGAGCGATCGCTCGGACTGCAGAGGCTCTGGGTGCCCAAGGGATCGTGATCCCCCAGCGGCGATCGGTGGGGATCACGTCCACCGTGATGAAGGTAGCGGCTGGAGCTTTAGAAACTCTTCCAGTTGCAAGGGTTGTCAACCTTAGCCAAGCCTTGGAAGAATTGAAGCAGGCAGGGTTTTGGATCTATGGAACTGCCGCCAATGCCGCTGATAAACCCATTCACACGGTGACCTTTGATAGTGCAACGGTACTGGTGATTGGCGGAGAAGGGGAAGGTTTAAGCGTGTTAACTCAACGCCATTGTGATGCACTTGTGTCTGTGCCGCTGCAGGGACGGACTCCCAGCTTAAATGCGTCGGTTGCGGCAGGAATGGCGCTGTATGAGATCTATCGGCAGCGATGGAATAATACGGTGCATATGAATGCTTTACAAAAAAAGAGCAACGGAGTATAACGAAGCTTGAACCTTCTTTAAGGTGGATAAACTTTTTGACTCAAACTTACGCAAGAATGCTTAACGGGGCGCTGTAGGGCTTATGAGTGATATTTGGTTAAGTATGCTGGAATTTCTGGGGCAAGCTTGGTGGGCTGAGGTTATTACCGATAACCCGCGCTGCACCTACTACTTTGGCCCATTTGCAAGTTCGAGTGAAGCCGAGTCAGCGAAGGCTGGCTATGTTGCAGATTTGCGGCAAGAAGGTGCGACCAATATTCGAGTGACGATTAAGCGTTGTAAGCCAGATCCCAAAGATCTCACTCTTTATGAGGGTGCAGATGAAGATGATGCTGCTTTGCAAGTTGGAGGCTTGCCTATCTTTAGCAGCTAGAGTTCTTGCTGGATTGAAGGCTGGTTGAGTGGGAGAACATTGGCGCTAGCGATCGCTCCGGTATTGACAGTGATTGGAGGATCGTTGGCGCATCTCACAACCTATGCTTTGAGATCAGCTAAGGGTGCTTGCTCAGATTGACGACGATAAAAAAAGCCTGCTGCACTGCGATCGCTTTGGCATAAGCGATTCTTGGTGGAGCCTTGGTGCATTTTAACGGTAGATCACTAGATGCTTCCTTCACAAGGTATCGTCGGTGATTGAATTGCTAGGAAGGTCTTCAGGATGAAGCTGGATATCGGCCAGCCAGGCTTGGATATCGGTGATCACTTGCTGCGGAACTTCCCAAGGAAAGAGGTGAGCCGTGTTTGGGTATTGCTGAAATTGCCCTTGCTGTAGCTGCTGGGCTGTTTCAGCGCTGGCGCTAGCCATGATGTGGCGATCGCATTCTCCGGCTAGAACTAAGGCAGGGCATGAAATAGATGACAGATCTGCTGTGCGATTGTAGCCCGAGCGAATCGCTTGGTTGAGGGCAGCAGTCGCGTGGCGTGAGGTTTGTAGATAGGCACTGAGGGCGGCATCGGCAAGGTATTGGTAGGTGCTGGGCGTATGCCGCTGAATGAGATATTGGTAGAGCGATCGCCGCCCAAAGGTGTCAATGTTCCACTGCCAGCCAGGAACGAGTCGGTTCACAATTGAGGCAATTCCTGTATTGGCTACCTCCATCCAGCCTACTGGCGGATGATTGCTGCGAGGATGGGCTGCTGTGGCCACCAAGATGAGTCCAGCCAAGCGATCGCCCTGAGATAGTGCTAGTTCCATTGCTAAAATGCCCCCCAGTGACCAGCCCAAGGCGATATAGCGATCGATGTTGAGCTGATCAAGTAATTGATGAAGGTCAGCCAGATGATCCTGCATGGTAAAGGCCTGGTGAGCTGGACTGCCTCCATAGCCTCGCAGATCGGGTGCAATCATCTGAAACTGCTGTGATAGAGGTTGCGTAAACACCTCCATGCAGCGGCTAGAGCCAGGGTGGCCGTGGAGACATAGGATCGGAAATCCTTGACCTGTTGTATGCACATTAAGGGCTATGGGCATTGTTCTGTGGGCTGGGATGAGCCCGTGGATGAAGGGTTTTGAGATAGGCCAATCAGGAGAGGACGATAGGGTGTTATCTATGCCATTATCCCTTAGAGATCACTAGATGTAGTGGCAATGCTCCAAATCTCCGTTTATCCTAAGTCGTGAGTCTTAGGAATTCTCGTCTGCTTGCGGCGAGGAAGATGTCAACTAGCAGCTTGTCCAAGTTGCCAAGTTTTGACTGAAAGAATCAGCTTTGCCACCAAAGCTATTGACACTGTTCTCGACAAGATTGGGCAAGATGTTCATACTGAGAAGCGCCGTTTAGCTTAGCCTGCCATGGATTGCGGTAAGTACGGCAGGCTAGTATGAAGAGCTGGCTTGGCGATGCTAACGTCTGGATATAAGGATTGAGATGCGGCGACGACGACGAAGGCGAAGACCCTGGATACGCATGGCTTGTCTGGGCGGTATGTTGGCACTACTGCTCGTGTTGCTGCATACCTGTGTTTGGAGTCCGTTGAGTGCTCGTCTTGCGCGCCCAGATCCTCCCTTGGTGGTGGCGGGCGATACCAATCGGGATGGCAGACTGTCTAGGGATGATTTACGCGATCGTCATCTGTGGACTTGGGAGTCTGGGATGTTGATCCTGGCCAATGTGGATGATGATGACGGCAACGGCATCGCTGATGCAGCGGATACGGTGGTGAATGGCCCAGCGGATGAACAGGATCTAGCGATCGCCACCATTACCCTCACGCCTGGGCAACTATCCTCCTCAGAGTTGTGGGTTGATGTGAATATGGAATCGCGTCTGGCCATCAACCTATTTCAGCGAGTTGATGATCAGTGGCAGTTCCTTGATCTCAGTCGTCCAGTGCCTTTGACGGTTCCATCTAGAACCTCTCAGGGAAATGATCCCATAGTGCTAACGCTGGGGATTGAGGCGAAGCAATTTGCCCAAACCAATTGGCCTGGGTTAACGCGGTTGACCGTGCGCCTGCAGGATGAAAAACGACGAGCGATCGCTACCGATGCGATCGCCTTGCGGGTGGCTCCCTGGTTGATGCTGCCCAATTCTGCTCGCACCACGGATCTCTACATCGGCGTGGGCTACTACGACAATGACCAAATGCGATCGCAGCTAGACCGCATCCTGCCGCGATTGGGCGTGACTCTGCATGAGTATGAAAGCGACAACTGGCAGGACATGTGGACGCAAGACATGATGGAAATTGGCTACCAGGAAATACCAGGGCATTCAGGGATGCATGTGGTATTACGCGCCAATCGAGACGATGAGCAATATCCCAAAACCTTGCTGGCCCCCGATGTCGGCTATATTACCGTGGGTGAGCCGCGCAATCTGAATGTGGCGGATGAGCTGGCCGACTGGTTTGGCAATCTAGAGGTGACACCGCCAATTAAGGACTTTCCTCTGGGGCGATCGTACTATGGGCGCAACACCAAAACCGGGGTTGAGATGCACCCCATGATTGTAGATTTCCTGAGGCGTCAGGGGGTGCAAACGCCCCTGTGGTTGGATACCTCTTGGCTGCTTATTAAGCATGTGGACGAACTGATTAGCTTTGTTCCATCTCCCGAGGGTCAGCCCTATGTGCTGGTTCATGATATGGAAGACGGGATTAAACTACTGCAGGACTTGCGATCCCAGGGGGCAGGGGAGGAATGGATTGGGGAACCGCCCATGACAGTGAATGAAGCCCTAGAAACCTATAGTTCGATCAGCTCACGGATGCAGCGCTCTGTGCTCGATCGCATTATCCGTATGGTGAGGCAAGACCTAAAGATTAATGAGGATCGGATTATTCGCCTGCCTGTGGTGTTTACGGGGCTGCGCAATGCCTCTACGCTCTGGTCGAATTCAGTGAACTCGGTGTTTGTCAACGGCACATTGATTCTCGGCGATCCCCACGCGCCGCTGGTGAATGGCGAAGACTATATTCAACGGGTGATTCGCCAGCGTTTAGCTCAAGCTAGAATTCGGGTTGAGTTTGTAGACGACAGACCCTATCAAGCCAATCATGGCAATGTTCATTGCGCTACCAACACCAAACGACAAACGCTGCGTCCCCAGTTTTGGTCGTATCTCACATCCAGTTAAGCAGTGAGGCTCATGTTGACTAGCGGCCTGTTCCATTCGCCCCATCCTGAACGTAAGCATGGACCGTACTAACGAAGCTCTTGATATGGTTCTCAACCAACTTGGATGAACGGTTCATCCTGGGAATTGCTGTCCAGTTGAGGGAATATCAGACAGAGTACACCTGGGATTGATAAGCTAGGGAACGGTCTGCTAGTTCATTCATCATGGCTGAACGAAAGGCTATGACGGTTTTTCTGTCCATATCGCTAGGATTGTCCTGAACTGGGGCGATCGCCCTCTGCTTGGCTTGCTACCCATGAGCCTGTACCAGGCCGACGGAGGATAGCGTTAGAGTATTCCATTATCTGCTTCGCGAGGTTAGTTCATGTCATTCATCCGCGAGTTGCACCATCAACTCATCCGTAAGGAGCGATCGGCCGTTGAGATTACCCAGGAGTCCCTGGATCGGATCACGGCTCTAGAGCCCCATCTGCACAGCTTTTTGCACATCACCGCTGAGCTAGCCTTAGATCGAGCCAAGCAGGTCGATAGCCAACTGGCTGCCGGGGAAACCCTAGGGCTTTTGGCGGGTATTCCCATTGGCATCAAAGATAATCTCTGTACCCAGGGGATTCCCACCACCTGTGGCTCGCGGATTCTGCAGGAGTTTGTGCCGCCCTACGAGTCTACGGTGACCCAAAAGCTAGCGGCGGCGGGAGCGATCATGATGGGTAAAACCAACATGGATGAGTTTGCCATGGGTAGCTCAACGGAAAACTCGGCCTATCAATTGACGGCCAATCCTTGGGATCTGGAGCGGGTGCCTGGCGGCTCCTCCGGCGGTTCGGCAGCGGCGGTGGCGGCGGGTGAATGTGTGGTGTCCCTTGGGTCGGATACCGGTGGCTCTATTCGTCAGCCTGCTTCTTTCTGCGGTGTGGTGGGCATGAAGCCTACCTATGGGCGGGTGTCTCGCTATGGGCTGGTGGCCTATGCGTCCTCGCTGGATCAGATTGGCCCCTTCGGGCGCACGGTGGAAGATGCGGCGATTTTGCTGGAAGCGATCGCTGGCTATGATCCCCAAGATGCGACCAGTCTGAAGGTCGACGTTCCTAGCTATACGGCGGGTTTAACCCCAGAGCTGAAGCCCGGTACCAGGGTTGGCATTATCCAAGAAACCTTTGGTGAAGGTCTAGATCCAGTGGTGGCTGAGGCGGTGCATGCGGCGGTGCAGCAACTGCAGGCCATGGGGGCGGAGATTGTTGAAATTTCCTGTCCTAAGTTCCGCTATGGCCTGCCGACCTACTACATCATTGCGCCGTCGGAAGCGTCGGCCAACCTGGCTCGCTACGACGGGGTGAAGTACGGGTTTCGGAGTGATGAAGGCGATAACCTGATCTCGATGTATGCCAAAACGCGGGCGGAGGGCTTTGGCCCCGAGGTGAAGCGGCGGATCATGATCGGCACCTATGCCCTGTCTGCTGGCTATTACGACGCCTACTACCTCAAGGCTCAGAAGGTGCGTACTCTCATTAAGCAAGACTTTGAGCGGGCGTTTGACCAGGTGGACGTGTTGGTCTGCCCCACAGCACCGACAACCGCCTTCAAAGCTGGGGAAAAGGTAGACGATCCCATCAGCATGTATCTCTCGGACTTGATGACCATTCCAGTGAACCT encodes the following:
- the hetR gene encoding heterocyst differentiation master regulator HetR, which translates into the protein MTNDVDLIKHLSPSAMDQIMLYLAFSAMRTSGHRHGAFLDAAATAAKCAIYMTYLEQGQNLRMTGHLHHIEPKRVKVIVEEVRQALTEGKLLKMLGSQEPRYLIQLPYVWLEQYPWVPGQHRISGSSLTPDEKRQIEEKLPDVIPDAQLLNSFQFMDVIEFLHMRSQENLPSERCLPLSEALAEHIKRRLIYSGTVTKVDSPWGLPFYALTRASYSPADEEERTYIMVEDTARYFRLMRGWAERQPKVVRILEELDIPSDRLEKALDELDEVIRNWADRYHEAGGDPTVLQMVIGPKDD
- the radC gene encoding DNA repair protein RadC, which translates into the protein MTYHLRVTDLPSSERPRERLMLHGAKSLSTAELIAILLGTGQGPGKLSAVGLGQHILHKMSEHQRDALTVLRDITASELMQIQGVGPAKATTILAAIELGKRVLHSRPSDRPIVDDPAIAASILSPDLMWQSQERFAVVLLDVKNRLIGTQVITIGTATETLAHPREIFREVIRQGATRLIVAHNHPSGSVDPSPEDLYLTRQLLEAGQLLGVPLLDHLILGNGTHASLRQLTPLWHELPQGD
- a CDS encoding STAS domain-containing protein, encoding MIELNDKEAAIPETLTLTVSLRGTREVKSSYQLFRLAGLLDAFSEPTFRKVFSAYADEDPKNLILDLSQIDFVDSSGLGALVQLVKKVQTAGGSMQIVTNPRVTQTVKLVRLEKFLALQPSVDVAIENVNKPAD
- a CDS encoding ribonuclease III domain-containing protein gives rise to the protein MGADPSLTWSSEQVQRLSPAALAYIGDAVYELYVRQLYLFPPKRPRLYHQLVVAQVRAEQQASYLDVLQPFLTEHEKEMVRRGRNAASNRPSRHDQSTYQQSTGLEALVGYLHLTDPQRLQQLLDILKPEVLSASASS
- the rlmB gene encoding 23S rRNA (guanosine(2251)-2'-O)-methyltransferase RlmB, producing MAPKPNRSRSSSDRPYDRASRPSSGRPYKGKARPSAPSSSTDQPIQRKRRVDPSSDAKPYKRRIESDANPSYKRRVDPASDAKPYKRRVGQEAPIADDAPRPRLKKSGRDRPPRFRAEATPSRRPLESLPPVDDPSDILSDDDPQSDLIYGRHSVVSALESERSLNRIWITAKLRYDPRFYTLLQEAKRQGTVIDEVTPQRISHLTRHANHQGVAAQVTPYQYLDLEELITMAKSKAEKPVLIAIDGVTDPHNLGAIARTAEALGAQGIVIPQRRSVGITSTVMKVAAGALETLPVARVVNLSQALEELKQAGFWIYGTAANAADKPIHTVTFDSATVLVIGGEGEGLSVLTQRHCDALVSVPLQGRTPSLNASVAAGMALYEIYRQRWNNTVHMNALQKKSNGV
- a CDS encoding DUF1816 domain-containing protein, which codes for MSDIWLSMLEFLGQAWWAEVITDNPRCTYYFGPFASSSEAESAKAGYVADLRQEGATNIRVTIKRCKPDPKDLTLYEGADEDDAALQVGGLPIFSS
- a CDS encoding alpha/beta hydrolase → MPIALNVHTTGQGFPILCLHGHPGSSRCMEVFTQPLSQQFQMIAPDLRGYGGSPAHQAFTMQDHLADLHQLLDQLNIDRYIALGWSLGGILAMELALSQGDRLAGLILVATAAHPRSNHPPVGWMEVANTGIASIVNRLVPGWQWNIDTFGRRSLYQYLIQRHTPSTYQYLADAALSAYLQTSRHATAALNQAIRSGYNRTADLSSISCPALVLAGECDRHIMASASAETAQQLQQGQFQQYPNTAHLFPWEVPQQVITDIQAWLADIQLHPEDLPSNSITDDTL
- a CDS encoding protein-arginine deiminase family protein; translated protein: MACLGGMLALLLVLLHTCVWSPLSARLARPDPPLVVAGDTNRDGRLSRDDLRDRHLWTWESGMLILANVDDDDGNGIADAADTVVNGPADEQDLAIATITLTPGQLSSSELWVDVNMESRLAINLFQRVDDQWQFLDLSRPVPLTVPSRTSQGNDPIVLTLGIEAKQFAQTNWPGLTRLTVRLQDEKRRAIATDAIALRVAPWLMLPNSARTTDLYIGVGYYDNDQMRSQLDRILPRLGVTLHEYESDNWQDMWTQDMMEIGYQEIPGHSGMHVVLRANRDDEQYPKTLLAPDVGYITVGEPRNLNVADELADWFGNLEVTPPIKDFPLGRSYYGRNTKTGVEMHPMIVDFLRRQGVQTPLWLDTSWLLIKHVDELISFVPSPEGQPYVLVHDMEDGIKLLQDLRSQGAGEEWIGEPPMTVNEALETYSSISSRMQRSVLDRIIRMVRQDLKINEDRIIRLPVVFTGLRNASTLWSNSVNSVFVNGTLILGDPHAPLVNGEDYIQRVIRQRLAQARIRVEFVDDRPYQANHGNVHCATNTKRQTLRPQFWSYLTSS
- the gatA gene encoding Asp-tRNA(Asn)/Glu-tRNA(Gln) amidotransferase subunit GatA, encoding MSFIRELHHQLIRKERSAVEITQESLDRITALEPHLHSFLHITAELALDRAKQVDSQLAAGETLGLLAGIPIGIKDNLCTQGIPTTCGSRILQEFVPPYESTVTQKLAAAGAIMMGKTNMDEFAMGSSTENSAYQLTANPWDLERVPGGSSGGSAAAVAAGECVVSLGSDTGGSIRQPASFCGVVGMKPTYGRVSRYGLVAYASSLDQIGPFGRTVEDAAILLEAIAGYDPQDATSLKVDVPSYTAGLTPELKPGTRVGIIQETFGEGLDPVVAEAVHAAVQQLQAMGAEIVEISCPKFRYGLPTYYIIAPSEASANLARYDGVKYGFRSDEGDNLISMYAKTRAEGFGPEVKRRIMIGTYALSAGYYDAYYLKAQKVRTLIKQDFERAFDQVDVLVCPTAPTTAFKAGEKVDDPISMYLSDLMTIPVNLAGLPALSLPCGWDAQGLPIGLQLIGNVLQEASLLQVAYAYEQATDWHKRRPSLDTVA